One window from the genome of Enterobacter asburiae encodes:
- the uvrY gene encoding UvrY/SirA/GacA family response regulator transcription factor, protein MINVLLVDDHELVRAGIRRILEDIKGIKVAGEACCGEDAVKWCRTNSADVVLMDMNMPGIGGLEATRKIARTFVDTKVIMLTVHTENPLPAKVMQAGAAGYLSKGAAPQEVVNAIRSVFAGQRYIASDIAQQMALSQIEPEKTESPFASLSERELQIMLMITKGQKVNEISEQLNLSPKTVNSYRYRMFSKLNIHGDVELTHLAIRHGLCNAETLLSQ, encoded by the coding sequence TTGATCAACGTCCTTCTTGTTGATGACCACGAACTGGTGCGCGCAGGGATACGACGCATTCTTGAAGATATTAAAGGTATTAAAGTTGCCGGTGAGGCGTGCTGTGGGGAAGATGCGGTAAAATGGTGCCGCACAAACTCGGCCGATGTGGTACTGATGGATATGAACATGCCCGGTATCGGCGGTCTTGAAGCAACACGCAAAATCGCGCGTACCTTTGTTGATACAAAAGTCATCATGCTGACCGTGCATACCGAAAACCCACTGCCCGCGAAAGTGATGCAGGCGGGCGCAGCGGGCTACCTGAGTAAAGGTGCTGCGCCGCAGGAAGTCGTCAATGCAATCCGTTCCGTGTTTGCCGGACAGCGTTACATTGCTTCCGACATCGCTCAGCAGATGGCGCTGAGTCAGATCGAGCCCGAGAAAACCGAATCACCGTTTGCGAGTTTGTCCGAGCGTGAATTGCAGATTATGCTGATGATCACCAAAGGTCAGAAGGTGAATGAGATCTCGGAACAGCTGAATCTCAGCCCGAAAACGGTGAACAGCTATCGTTACCGGATGTTCAGTAAACTGAACATTCATGGCGACGTCGAACTGACGCACCTGGCCATCCGGCACGGCTTGTGTAATGCGGAGACGTTGTTAAGTCAGTGA
- a CDS encoding DUF2594 family protein, with translation MSTPEFATAENNQELAQEVNCLKALLTLMLQAMGQADAGRVIIKMEKQIAEMEDQAESAVFANTVKQIKQAYRQ, from the coding sequence ATGAGCACACCTGAATTTGCCACTGCTGAGAATAACCAGGAACTGGCACAGGAAGTAAACTGCCTGAAAGCGCTGCTAACGCTGATGCTGCAGGCGATGGGCCAGGCGGACGCCGGTCGTGTGATCATTAAAATGGAAAAACAAATCGCGGAGATGGAAGACCAGGCTGAATCTGCGGTATTTGCTAACACCGTTAAGCAAATCAAACAAGCCTACCGCCAGTAA
- the pgsA gene encoding CDP-diacylglycerol--glycerol-3-phosphate 3-phosphatidyltransferase encodes MQYNIPTLLTLFRVVLIPFFVLAFYLPVVWAPFACALLFLIAAVTDWFDGYLARRWNQSTRFGAFLDPVADKVMVAIAMVLVAEHYHTWWVTLPAATMIGREIIISALREWMAELGKRSSVAVSWIGKVKTTAQMAALVWMLWRPNAWVEWAGIGLLWVAAVLTLWSMLQYLNAARGDLLDQ; translated from the coding sequence ATGCAATATAATATCCCTACGTTGCTCACTCTCTTTCGTGTTGTACTCATCCCGTTCTTTGTACTGGCGTTTTACCTGCCGGTTGTCTGGGCACCTTTCGCCTGCGCATTGCTCTTCCTGATCGCGGCGGTCACCGACTGGTTTGATGGCTATCTGGCCCGTCGCTGGAATCAAAGCACTCGTTTCGGTGCCTTCCTCGATCCGGTGGCAGACAAAGTGATGGTCGCTATCGCCATGGTGCTGGTGGCCGAGCACTATCATACCTGGTGGGTGACGCTGCCTGCGGCAACTATGATTGGTCGTGAGATCATCATCTCCGCGCTGCGCGAGTGGATGGCGGAACTGGGGAAACGCAGCAGCGTGGCGGTCTCGTGGATTGGTAAAGTCAAAACGACGGCGCAGATGGCAGCGCTGGTCTGGATGCTCTGGCGTCCAAACGCCTGGGTTGAATGGGCGGGAATTGGTCTGCTGTGGGTTGCGGCAGTGCTGACGCTGTGGTCCATGCTGCAATATTTGAACGCTGCGCGCGGGGATTTGCTTGATCAGTGA
- the tcyN gene encoding L-cystine ABC transporter ATP-binding protein TcyN: MSAIDVKNLVKKFHGQTVLHGIDLEVEQGEVVAIIGPSGSGKTTLLRSINLLEQPEGGTIRVGEITIDTGKSISQQKGLIRRLRQHVGFVFQNFNLFPHRTVLENIIEGPVIVKGESKEDATARARELLAKVGLAGKETSYPRRLSGGQQQRVAIARALAMRPDVILFDEPTSALDPELVGEVLNTIRQLAQEKRTMVIVTHEMSFARDVADRAIFMDQGRIVEQGPAKSLFANPQQPRTRQFLEKFLMQ; the protein is encoded by the coding sequence ATGAGTGCTATCGACGTCAAAAACCTGGTGAAAAAATTCCACGGTCAAACGGTGCTCCACGGAATCGATCTTGAAGTCGAGCAGGGTGAAGTCGTGGCGATTATCGGACCGAGCGGTTCGGGAAAGACGACGCTGCTGCGCAGTATTAACCTGCTTGAACAGCCGGAAGGCGGCACTATTCGGGTAGGGGAGATAACAATTGATACCGGAAAATCAATCAGCCAGCAGAAAGGGTTGATTCGCCGCCTGCGCCAGCATGTCGGCTTCGTTTTCCAGAACTTCAATCTCTTCCCGCACCGTACGGTGCTGGAGAACATTATTGAAGGGCCGGTCATTGTAAAAGGTGAATCGAAAGAGGACGCAACGGCGCGGGCGCGCGAACTGCTCGCCAAAGTCGGGCTGGCGGGGAAAGAGACCAGCTATCCGCGCCGTCTGTCGGGAGGGCAACAGCAGCGCGTGGCGATAGCGCGCGCGCTGGCGATGCGCCCGGACGTGATCCTTTTTGATGAACCAACCTCTGCGCTCGATCCGGAACTGGTGGGTGAGGTACTGAACACCATTCGCCAACTGGCACAGGAAAAACGGACGATGGTGATCGTAACGCATGAGATGAGCTTTGCACGCGATGTTGCTGACAGAGCCATCTTTATGGATCAGGGGCGGATTGTGGAGCAGGGGCCGGCGAAAAGCCTGTTCGCTAACCCTCAACAGCCGCGAACCCGTCAGTTCCTTGAAAAATTCCTGATGCAGTAG
- a CDS encoding Hcp family type VI secretion system effector yields the protein MAIPAYLWLKDDGGTDLKGSVDVEYREGSIEVLGFGHGLHLPTDSANGKITGTRVHSALNFEKEFDSSSPYLYKAVAQGQTLQSAEFKWYRINDAGQEVEYFNMFLEGVKVVSVCPTMHDVKDPATEKHNHLESISLRYERITWKHCDGNILFSDSWADR from the coding sequence ATGGCTATACCTGCATATCTTTGGCTTAAAGATGACGGTGGTACAGACCTCAAAGGGTCTGTTGATGTTGAGTACCGCGAAGGCAGTATTGAGGTTCTTGGATTTGGGCATGGTTTACATCTTCCGACTGACAGCGCAAACGGCAAAATTACAGGTACGCGTGTTCACTCCGCATTAAACTTTGAAAAGGAATTTGATTCATCAAGCCCTTACCTTTATAAGGCAGTGGCGCAAGGGCAGACGTTACAATCAGCGGAATTTAAGTGGTACAGGATTAACGACGCTGGGCAGGAAGTTGAATACTTCAATATGTTTCTTGAAGGAGTAAAAGTAGTTTCTGTGTGCCCCACCATGCATGATGTGAAAGACCCTGCGACTGAAAAGCACAATCATCTTGAAAGCATATCTTTGCGTTATGAGCGCATCACCTGGAAACACTGCGACGGTAACATACTATTTTCTGATTCGTGGGCTGACAGATGA
- the sdiA gene encoding transcriptional regulator SdiA has protein sequence MKDSDFFTWRRDCSLRFQELTCADEVYQELQRQTQTLEFDYFALCVRHPVPFTRPKIAVHTTYPKQWMAQYQSANYFAIDPVLKPENFIQGHLPWTDALFADAQELWHSAQDHGLRVGITQCLMLPNHALGFLSVSRTSVLEGPFAREEIELRLQMLVQMALTSLIRFEDEMVMPPEMKFSKREREILKWTAEGKTSAEIAIILSISENTVNFHQKNMQKKFNAPNKTQIACYAAATGLI, from the coding sequence ATGAAGGATTCAGACTTTTTCACCTGGCGACGGGATTGCTCCCTCCGGTTTCAGGAATTGACCTGTGCCGACGAGGTATATCAGGAACTTCAGCGACAAACTCAGACGCTTGAATTTGATTATTTCGCGCTCTGCGTGCGCCATCCCGTGCCATTTACCCGGCCTAAGATCGCCGTGCATACCACTTATCCAAAGCAGTGGATGGCGCAATATCAATCCGCGAACTATTTCGCTATTGATCCCGTCTTAAAACCGGAGAATTTCATTCAGGGTCATTTACCCTGGACCGACGCATTATTCGCTGACGCGCAGGAATTATGGCATAGCGCGCAGGACCACGGTTTACGTGTGGGAATAACGCAGTGTCTGATGCTGCCTAATCACGCGCTCGGCTTCCTGTCGGTTTCCCGTACTAGTGTACTGGAAGGGCCATTTGCCCGTGAGGAAATAGAACTGCGGCTGCAGATGCTGGTGCAAATGGCCTTAACTTCTCTGATACGCTTTGAAGATGAGATGGTCATGCCACCCGAAATGAAATTCAGCAAACGCGAACGCGAAATTCTGAAATGGACTGCGGAAGGGAAGACGTCTGCGGAAATAGCGATCATTCTCTCCATCTCCGAGAATACCGTTAACTTCCATCAGAAAAATATGCAGAAGAAATTCAACGCGCCTAACAAAACCCAGATCGCGTGCTACGCGGCGGCAACGGGACTGATCTGA
- a CDS encoding ATP-binding cassette domain-containing protein has product MNGTILRVEHLMMHFGGIKALNDVNLDVQRGSITALIGPNGAGKTTVFNCLTGFYRASGGNILFNTRNKTTNVIQVLGQKFQPGDWINPAQFGQRLFYKMFGGTHLVNRAGLARTFQNIRLFREMSVVENLLVAQHMRVNRNLLAGILNTPAYRRAESDALDRAFYWLEVVDLVECANRLAGEMSYGQQRRLEIARAMCTGPEMICLDEPAAGLNPVETHKLSSIIRFLRDHHDITVLLIEHDMGMVMEISDDIIVLDHGDVIARGKPEQIQHDEKVIAAYLGTDESEVTL; this is encoded by the coding sequence ATGAACGGAACGATATTACGCGTTGAACATCTGATGATGCACTTCGGCGGGATTAAGGCGCTAAATGACGTCAACCTGGACGTGCAGCGTGGCTCTATTACCGCCCTAATTGGGCCAAACGGTGCGGGGAAAACAACCGTGTTTAACTGCCTGACGGGTTTTTACAGGGCCTCCGGCGGCAACATTCTATTTAATACCCGCAATAAAACGACCAACGTTATTCAGGTCCTCGGACAAAAATTCCAGCCGGGTGACTGGATTAACCCCGCGCAGTTCGGGCAGCGTCTGTTCTACAAAATGTTTGGCGGAACGCATCTGGTCAACCGCGCAGGGCTGGCCCGCACGTTTCAAAATATCCGTCTTTTTCGCGAGATGTCGGTCGTGGAAAACCTGCTGGTCGCGCAGCATATGCGCGTTAACCGCAATCTGCTCGCCGGGATCTTAAATACGCCGGCGTACCGGCGGGCGGAAAGCGACGCCCTGGACAGAGCCTTCTACTGGCTGGAAGTGGTGGATCTGGTGGAGTGCGCCAATCGCCTGGCGGGAGAGATGTCGTACGGACAGCAGCGGCGTCTGGAAATTGCGCGGGCCATGTGCACCGGGCCGGAAATGATCTGTCTGGATGAACCCGCCGCCGGGCTGAACCCGGTTGAAACGCACAAGCTGAGCAGCATTATTCGCTTTCTGCGGGATCATCATGACATCACGGTATTACTGATTGAGCATGATATGGGGATGGTGATGGAGATTTCGGACGACATTATCGTGCTCGACCACGGGGATGTTATTGCCAGGGGAAAACCCGAGCAGATCCAGCATGATGAAAAGGTCATTGCCGCCTACCTGGGTACGGATGAAAGCGAGGTCACCCTATGA
- the livM gene encoding high-affinity branched-chain amino acid ABC transporter permease LivM — MTSQGFSLKRCILDAIFSGLIALIIFGPIAGVVLDGYSFNFAGQRLAWMVGIVMLGRFLLSVFLGTAAGARFQARFEADSAGVYVRPPEYKSRMRWIIPLVITLAICFPFVATKYVLTVAILGLIYVLLGLGLNIVVGLAGLLDLGYVAFYAIGAYGLALGYQYLGLGFWSMLPLAAIMAAAAGALLGFPVLRMHGDYLAIVTLGFGEIIRLILNNWLTFTGGPNGVSAPPPTFFGLEFGRRAKEGGVPFHEFFHLTYNPNMKFIFIYAVLFLVVMLVLYIKHRLTRMPIGRAWEALREDEIACRSMGLNHVLVKLSAFTLGASTAGIAGVFFATYQGFVNPTSFTFFESALILAIVVLGGMGSTLGVVLAAFVLTVTPELLRSFAEYRVLLFGMLMVVMMIWRPRGLIRINRSGFAVRKGVAP; from the coding sequence ATGACATCACAGGGTTTTTCACTTAAACGCTGCATTCTGGACGCGATTTTTTCCGGGCTGATTGCGCTGATAATCTTCGGCCCCATAGCGGGCGTGGTGCTGGACGGGTACAGCTTTAACTTCGCCGGGCAGCGGCTGGCCTGGATGGTTGGCATCGTCATGCTCGGGCGTTTTCTGTTGAGCGTCTTTTTAGGTACCGCCGCGGGCGCCCGTTTCCAGGCGCGCTTCGAAGCCGATAGCGCGGGCGTATATGTTCGGCCACCGGAATATAAAAGCCGCATGCGCTGGATTATTCCTCTGGTGATTACCCTTGCGATTTGCTTTCCGTTTGTCGCCACTAAATATGTGCTGACCGTCGCCATTCTCGGGCTGATCTACGTGCTTCTCGGCCTGGGGCTGAATATCGTCGTGGGTCTGGCCGGTCTGCTGGATCTGGGATATGTCGCGTTCTACGCGATTGGGGCGTATGGTCTGGCGCTGGGATACCAGTATCTCGGCTTAGGCTTCTGGAGCATGCTGCCGCTGGCGGCAATCATGGCCGCCGCCGCAGGTGCCCTGCTCGGTTTTCCGGTACTGCGCATGCACGGTGACTATCTCGCCATCGTCACCCTCGGGTTCGGGGAGATCATTCGCCTGATACTGAACAACTGGCTGACCTTCACCGGCGGACCAAACGGCGTCTCGGCCCCTCCCCCCACCTTTTTCGGTCTGGAATTTGGGCGACGCGCGAAAGAAGGCGGCGTGCCCTTCCACGAATTTTTCCACCTGACCTACAACCCGAACATGAAGTTTATTTTTATCTATGCGGTGCTGTTCCTGGTGGTAATGCTGGTGCTCTACATCAAGCACCGCCTGACGCGGATGCCGATTGGTCGGGCGTGGGAAGCGCTGCGTGAAGACGAAATTGCGTGCCGCTCGATGGGGTTAAATCACGTTCTGGTTAAGCTGTCGGCCTTTACGCTGGGCGCGTCCACCGCGGGCATTGCCGGAGTGTTCTTCGCCACCTACCAGGGGTTCGTGAATCCAACCTCCTTTACCTTTTTTGAATCGGCGCTGATCCTCGCCATTGTGGTGCTGGGCGGTATGGGCTCGACGCTTGGCGTGGTGCTGGCCGCCTTTGTGCTCACGGTAACGCCGGAACTGCTGCGCAGTTTTGCCGAGTACCGTGTCCTGCTGTTTGGCATGCTCATGGTGGTGATGATGATCTGGCGTCCACGCGGTTTGATCCGCATTAACCGCAGCGGGTTTGCCGTGCGTAAGGGCGTCGCGCCATGA
- the uvrC gene encoding excinuclease ABC subunit UvrC: MSDVFDSKAFLKTVTSQPGVYRMYDAGGTVIYVGKAKDLKKRLSSYFRSNLASRKTEALVSLIQNIDVTVTHTETEALLLEHNYIKLYQPRYNVLLRDDKSYPFIFLSGDTHPRLAMHRGAKHAKGEYFGPFPNGYAVRETLALLQKIFPIRQCENSVYRNRSRPCLQYQIGRCLGPCVAGLVSEEEYAQQVDYVRLFLAGKDDQVLTQLIARMEKASAALEFEEAARIRDQIQAVRRVTEKQFVSNTGDDLDVIGVAFDAGMACVHVLFIRQGKVLGSRSYFPKVPSGTELGEVVETFVGQFYLQGSQMRTLPSEILLDFNLDDKTLLADSLSELAGRRVNVQTKPRGDRARYLKLARTNAATALTTKLSQQSTVHQRLTALATLLKLPEVKRMECFDISHTMGEQTVASCVVFDANGPLRAEYRRYNITGITPGDDYAAMNQVLRRRYGKAIEESKIPDVILIDGGKGQLGQAKAVFESLDVSWDKNHPLLLGVAKGADRKAGLETLFFEPEGEGFSLPPDSPALHVIQHIRDESHDHAISGHRKKRAKVKNTSSLETIEGVGPKRRQMLLKYMGGLQGLLNASMEEIAKVPGISQGLAEKIYYSLKH; encoded by the coding sequence GTGAGTGATGTGTTCGATTCAAAAGCATTTCTGAAAACCGTAACCAGCCAGCCTGGCGTCTATCGCATGTATGACGCTGGCGGTACGGTTATCTATGTGGGGAAGGCAAAAGATCTTAAAAAACGCCTCTCCAGCTATTTTCGCAGCAACCTGGCCTCCCGGAAGACCGAAGCGCTGGTCTCACTCATTCAGAATATTGATGTCACCGTCACGCACACAGAGACAGAAGCGCTGCTGCTTGAGCACAACTATATAAAGCTCTACCAGCCGCGCTATAACGTTCTGTTGCGTGATGATAAATCCTACCCGTTTATTTTTCTGAGCGGCGACACCCATCCGCGCCTCGCCATGCACCGCGGTGCAAAACACGCCAAGGGCGAATACTTCGGGCCGTTCCCTAACGGCTATGCCGTGCGTGAAACGCTGGCGCTGCTGCAAAAAATCTTCCCGATCCGCCAGTGTGAGAACAGCGTTTACCGTAACCGCTCGCGCCCTTGCCTGCAGTACCAGATCGGACGCTGCCTGGGCCCCTGCGTGGCCGGGCTGGTGAGTGAAGAAGAGTATGCGCAGCAGGTGGATTATGTGCGCCTGTTCCTGGCCGGAAAAGACGATCAGGTCTTAACGCAGCTGATCGCGCGGATGGAAAAAGCCAGCGCCGCACTCGAGTTCGAAGAGGCCGCGCGGATCCGCGACCAAATCCAGGCGGTGCGCAGAGTCACTGAGAAACAGTTTGTTTCGAATACCGGTGACGATCTCGACGTCATCGGCGTAGCCTTTGACGCCGGGATGGCCTGCGTGCACGTGCTGTTTATTCGCCAGGGCAAAGTGCTCGGCAGCCGCAGCTATTTCCCGAAAGTGCCCAGCGGTACCGAACTGGGTGAAGTGGTGGAAACCTTTGTTGGGCAGTTCTATCTGCAGGGGAGCCAGATGCGCACGCTGCCTTCTGAGATCCTGCTCGATTTTAATCTTGACGATAAAACCCTGCTGGCCGATTCGCTCTCTGAACTGGCGGGCCGTCGGGTCAATGTTCAAACCAAACCGCGCGGCGATCGTGCGCGTTATCTGAAGCTGGCGCGAACCAACGCGGCGACGGCACTCACCACTAAGCTGTCGCAGCAGTCGACGGTGCACCAGCGTTTAACGGCCCTGGCGACGCTGCTGAAGCTTCCGGAAGTGAAACGGATGGAGTGTTTCGACATCAGTCATACGATGGGGGAACAGACGGTAGCGTCCTGCGTGGTGTTTGATGCGAATGGTCCACTCCGCGCCGAGTATCGCCGCTATAACATCACCGGCATCACGCCGGGTGATGACTATGCGGCCATGAATCAGGTGCTGCGTCGTCGCTATGGTAAAGCCATAGAAGAGAGCAAAATCCCGGATGTGATCCTGATTGACGGCGGGAAAGGGCAGCTCGGCCAGGCGAAAGCGGTATTTGAATCGCTTGATGTCAGCTGGGATAAAAACCATCCGCTGCTGCTGGGCGTCGCAAAAGGGGCCGATCGTAAGGCCGGTCTGGAGACATTGTTCTTCGAGCCGGAAGGTGAGGGCTTCAGCCTGCCGCCGGATTCCCCGGCGCTGCACGTCATCCAGCATATTCGCGATGAATCGCACGATCATGCCATCAGCGGTCACCGCAAAAAACGGGCGAAGGTGAAAAACACCAGTAGTCTGGAAACGATTGAAGGCGTGGGGCCAAAACGTCGGCAGATGCTGCTGAAGTATATGGGCGGATTGCAAGGATTACTCAACGCCAGCATGGAGGAAATTGCAAAAGTGCCGGGTATTTCGCAAGGGCTGGCAGAAAAGATCTACTACTCGTTGAAACATTGA
- a CDS encoding ABC transporter ATP-binding protein yields MSEPLLAFREVDVFYGVIQALKQVSLEVNKGETVALIGANGAGKSTLLMSIFGQPRIRNGQILFGGEDISHKSTHYVASGGIAQAPEGRRIFPDMTVEENLLMGTIPIGSQFATEDMQTMFDLFPRLKERRKQRAMTMSGGEQQMLAIARALMSRPKLLLLDEPSLGLAPIVVKQIFQTLRELARNGMTIFLVEQNAHHALKLSDRGYVMVNGQIRLSGSGEELLGNQEVRKAYLGGV; encoded by the coding sequence ATGAGCGAACCGCTGCTGGCATTTCGCGAGGTGGATGTGTTTTACGGCGTCATTCAGGCGCTGAAGCAGGTCTCCCTCGAGGTCAATAAGGGTGAAACCGTGGCGCTGATTGGCGCAAACGGCGCGGGTAAATCGACATTGCTGATGTCCATCTTTGGCCAGCCCCGTATCCGCAACGGGCAGATCCTTTTCGGTGGTGAAGATATCAGCCATAAATCCACCCACTACGTCGCGTCCGGCGGCATTGCGCAGGCGCCGGAAGGCAGACGAATCTTCCCGGATATGACCGTTGAAGAGAACCTGCTGATGGGGACCATCCCCATCGGCAGCCAGTTTGCCACAGAGGATATGCAAACCATGTTCGACCTGTTCCCCCGCCTCAAGGAGCGACGCAAGCAGCGCGCGATGACCATGTCCGGCGGAGAACAGCAGATGCTGGCGATCGCCCGGGCGCTGATGAGCCGTCCGAAGCTGCTGCTGCTGGATGAACCGAGCCTCGGGCTGGCGCCAATTGTGGTGAAACAGATCTTCCAGACGCTACGCGAGCTGGCCCGCAACGGTATGACCATCTTTCTGGTGGAGCAGAATGCGCACCACGCATTGAAGCTTTCCGATCGCGGGTATGTGATGGTTAACGGGCAGATCCGGCTGAGCGGCAGCGGCGAGGAGCTGCTGGGAAATCAGGAGGTGAGGAAGGCTTATTTGGGCGGGGTGTGA
- a CDS encoding ABC transporter permease subunit, translating into MSTFFLQQLINGLTLGSVYGLIAIGYTMVYGIIGMINFAHGEVYMISAYLCAIGLALLSFFGLQSFPLLILGTLVFTIVVTGVYGWTIERIAYKPLRNSTRLAPLISAIGMSLILQNYAQLSQGPRQQGVPTMLDGVIRLHLGDGFVQITYTKVFILVASFVGMLVLTWIINHTRLGRMCRAVQQDRKMASILGINTDRIISLVFVIGAAMAGLAGVLITMNYGTFDFYVGFVIGIKAFTAAVLGGIGSLPGAMLGGLILGVAEAQFSGMVNSDYKDVFSFGLLVMILIFRPQGLLGRPIVAKV; encoded by the coding sequence ATGAGTACATTCTTCCTGCAACAGTTAATCAATGGCTTAACGCTGGGCTCCGTCTACGGCCTGATCGCCATCGGCTACACCATGGTGTACGGCATTATCGGCATGATCAACTTCGCCCACGGCGAAGTGTATATGATTTCCGCCTATCTCTGTGCCATTGGCCTGGCGCTGCTCTCTTTCTTCGGTCTGCAGTCGTTCCCGCTGCTGATCCTCGGGACGCTGGTGTTCACCATTGTGGTAACCGGGGTGTACGGCTGGACCATCGAGCGTATCGCCTACAAGCCGCTGCGCAACTCCACGCGCCTGGCGCCGCTGATCTCCGCCATCGGGATGTCGCTTATCCTGCAAAACTACGCGCAGCTGAGCCAGGGTCCGCGTCAGCAAGGGGTGCCGACCATGCTGGACGGCGTGATTCGCCTGCATCTGGGCGACGGGTTCGTGCAGATAACCTACACCAAAGTGTTTATTCTGGTTGCCTCGTTTGTCGGCATGCTGGTGCTTACCTGGATAATCAACCATACCCGGCTGGGCCGGATGTGCCGCGCGGTACAGCAGGATCGTAAGATGGCCTCCATTCTGGGTATTAACACCGACCGAATTATTTCGCTGGTCTTTGTCATCGGCGCGGCAATGGCCGGTCTGGCGGGGGTGTTGATCACCATGAATTACGGCACCTTTGATTTCTACGTCGGGTTCGTGATCGGCATTAAAGCCTTTACTGCGGCGGTACTCGGCGGCATCGGCTCCCTCCCCGGCGCCATGCTCGGTGGCCTTATCCTGGGCGTGGCGGAAGCCCAGTTCTCGGGCATGGTGAACTCGGACTATAAAGACGTCTTCTCGTTCGGCCTGCTGGTCATGATCCTGATTTTCCGTCCCCAGGGCCTGCTTGGGCGCCCGATTGTGGCTAAAGTGTGA
- a CDS encoding DUF2778 domain-containing protein has product MIRCYFHINNGQLSSLSCPGVGFFAAYSGNKGKHRNNPDSIAIPKRGPLPPGKYYIVTRSRGGWNTRLNDLYKTIESGSDRNLWFALFREDERIDDNSFIGTVERGAFRLHPAGHNGNSDGCISLVSLSDYMILWRALVKSPPVMVTAQLRAFGTIQVY; this is encoded by the coding sequence ATGATTCGTTGTTATTTTCATATCAATAATGGACAACTCTCTTCCCTGAGCTGCCCAGGAGTCGGTTTTTTCGCTGCCTACTCAGGCAATAAAGGGAAACATAGAAACAATCCTGATTCGATCGCAATACCCAAGAGGGGGCCTCTTCCTCCGGGAAAATACTATATCGTCACCCGCTCGCGGGGAGGATGGAATACAAGACTTAACGATTTGTATAAAACTATAGAAAGCGGTTCTGATCGCAATCTGTGGTTTGCTCTTTTTCGGGAAGATGAGCGAATTGATGATAATTCGTTTATTGGAACGGTCGAGCGTGGAGCATTTCGTCTGCACCCTGCAGGTCATAACGGAAACAGCGATGGATGTATTTCTCTAGTTTCGTTATCCGACTACATGATCCTCTGGAGGGCACTCGTTAAATCGCCACCAGTCATGGTTACAGCCCAGCTGAGGGCGTTTGGCACAATACAGGTATATTGA